In the genome of Dromiciops gliroides isolate mDroGli1 chromosome X unlocalized genomic scaffold, mDroGli1.pri SUPER_X_unloc_3, whole genome shotgun sequence, one region contains:
- the LOC122734267 gene encoding LOW QUALITY PROTEIN: epithelial splicing regulatory protein 1-like (The sequence of the model RefSeq protein was modified relative to this genomic sequence to represent the inferred CDS: inserted 1 base in 1 codon; substituted 1 base at 1 genomic stop codon), translated as MFSASLSPEELPESSPRTPVFPDHVLPQDPASFCQGKCAVSLTVAEARHGHQGRRRLWGLSTLYTFQADDREHWTCRFEGLLLARPGPLPNLSRKRSALWPKVCRVAQKTNLSLALQLEEALQSVSNELNIGVGTSFCLCTDGQLHVRQILHPEASKKNVLLPECFYSFFDLQKEFKKCCSDSPDIDKLDVAAITDCLHLEKSVXTSRYGASEVEDMGNVILTMISEPYNHRFSDPERVNYKFESETCSKMEVVDDNTIIRARGLPWQSSVQDIARFFKGLNIAKGGAALCLNAQGQRNGETLVRLVSEEHRDLALQRHXHHKGNQYIEVYKATGEDFLKIAGGTSNEVAQFLSKENQVIVRMQRLPFTATAEVLAFFGQHCPITGGKEGILFVTYPDGKPMGDGFVLFACEEYAQNALRKHKDLLGKRYIELFRSKLLHADSCDGPGSDPKKHHRVTRRGHHDDRWGGGEGGLGSAEVVKELLHAQPATVFDLRMLGACRNLLSSSLDSNSEAWLGSPKRGWLQVFMDHVLPLPQVLERTAAGFCFQIIYHVIASASRIQNFQKARPRIQVCRNQGLAQKAASSCKAKCSFELTAAAIRPRRQGLSRLLRVSSLCHCAFAGKVANGRRAGTQDLLPDEPCGLGQV; from the exons ATGTTTTCGGCCTCCTTGTCCCCTGAAGAACTTCCCGAAAGCTCTCCAAGAACCCCGGTTTTCCCGGATCATGTCCTGCCTCAGGATCCTGCCTCCTTCTGCCAGGGCAAATGTGCCGTGTCGCTGACTGTAGCCGAGGCCAGACATGGACATCAAGGACGAAGGCGGCTTTGGGGACTGTCCACGCTCTACACTTTCCAGGCAGATGACCGGGAGCATTGGACTTGTCGATTTGAAGGGCTGCTTCTCGCTCGGCCTGGTCCTCTGCCAAATCTCTCCAGAAAACGCTCTGCCTTGTGGCCAAAGGTTTGCCGTGTTGCTCAGAAGACCAA CCTGTCTTTAGCCCTGCAGCTGGAGGAAGCCCTTCAGTCAGTGAGCAATGAATTGAACATTGGGGTAGGgacttccttctgtctctgtacTGATGGCCAGCTTCATGTCAGGCAAATCTTGCACCCTGAAGCTTCCAAAAAGAATGTATTATTGCCTGAATGCTTCTACTCCTTTTTTGATctccagaaagaattcaagaagtGTTGCTCTGATTCACCTGATATTGACAAATTGGATGTTGCAGCAATAACAGATTGCTTGCATCTTGAGAAGAGTGTTTGAACCTCCCGATATGGAGCCTCAGAAGTTGAAGATATGGGGAATGTTATTCTAACAATGATTTCAGAACCATACAATCACAGGTTTTCAGATCCAGAGAGAGTGAATTACAAATTTGAAAGTGAAACTTGCAGCAAGATGGAAGTGGTGGATGATAACACTATCATCAGGGCAAGAGGTTTGCCATGGCAGTCATCAGTCCAAGATATTGCAAGATTCTTTAAAGGCCTTAACATTGCCAAGGGAGGTGCCGCACTTTGTTTGAATGCCCAGGGTCAAAGAAATGGAGAAACACTGGTCAGGTTGGTAAGTGAAGAGCACAGAGACCTTGCACTGCAGAGGC AACACCACAAGGGGAATCAGTAcattgaggtttacaaagcaacaGGTGAAGATTTCCTTAAAATTGCAGGTGGTACTTCCAATGAAGTAGCCCAGTTTTTGTCTAAAGAGAATCAGGTCATTGTCCGAATGCAAAGACTTCCTTTCACCGCCACAGCAGAAGTATTGGCTTTCTTTGGACAGCATTGCCCTATCACTGGGGGGAAGGAAGGTATCCTATTTGTCACATATCCTGATGGGAAGCCAATGGGGGATGGTTTTGTCCTGTTTGCTTGTGAGGAATATGCACAAAATGCACTGAGGAAACACAAAGACTTGCTGGGTAAAAGATACATTGAACTCTTTAGGAGCAAACTACTTCATGCTGAT AGCTGTGATGGCCCCGGCAGTGATCCCAAAAAGCACCACCGAGTAACCAGGAGAGGCCATCATGATgatagatggggagggggagaagggggtcTTGGAAGTGCTGAGGTGGTGAaggaatt ACTTCATGCCCAGCCAGCCACCGTTTTTGACCTCCGGATGCTTGGTGCCTGCAGGAATCTTTTGTCTTCCAGTCTGGACTCAAATTCGGAGGCCTGGCTTGG gtcccccaaaaggggatggcTGCAGGTTTTTATGGACCATGTGTTGCCACTCCCACAGGTCCTGGAAAGGACAGCTGCcgggttttgttttcaaatcatcTACCACGTGATTGCAAGTGCTAgcagaattcaa AACTTCCAGAAAGCTCGACCCAGAATCCAGGTTTGCAGGAATCAAGGCCTTGCTCAAAAGGCTGCATCATCTTGCAAGGCCAAATGTTCATTTGAGCTCACTGCAGCAGCCATCAGACCGAGAAGACAAGGACTGAGTAGGCTTTTGAGAGTGTCCAGCCTCTGCCATTGCGCTTTTGCGGGGAAAGTGGCAAATGGGAGGAGAGCCGGAACCCAAGATCTCCTGCCCGACGAGCCCTGTGGTCTAGGGCAGGTCTGA